A genomic segment from Streptomyces sp. NBC_00654 encodes:
- a CDS encoding CBS domain-containing protein, whose product MQHRTVFEVMTHDVVTAAPGTPFKEVARLLSEHDISAVPVIDDGRHPLGVVSEADMLRATAELPDLEGRWAGVRPLSQERGLPDAETAAGLMTSPAITAQASWNLVETARTMHRKGVKRLPVTDETGRLVGIVSRSDLLKPFLRHDSAIRGEIEHDVLVGTLRLPAGAIRVAVTDGVVTLTGRVDERADIPVIVRLCRWVDGVVALHESIDYAYDNVALDVEPPR is encoded by the coding sequence ATGCAGCACCGAACGGTCTTCGAAGTCATGACGCATGACGTGGTCACCGCGGCTCCCGGGACTCCGTTCAAAGAGGTCGCCCGTCTCCTCTCCGAGCACGACATCTCAGCGGTGCCGGTCATCGACGACGGCCGGCACCCGCTCGGCGTGGTCTCGGAGGCCGACATGCTGCGCGCCACCGCGGAACTCCCTGACCTGGAAGGCCGCTGGGCGGGAGTCCGGCCGCTGTCCCAGGAGCGCGGGCTGCCCGACGCGGAGACGGCCGCCGGCCTGATGACCTCCCCGGCCATCACGGCACAGGCGAGCTGGAATCTCGTCGAGACGGCCCGGACGATGCACCGCAAAGGCGTGAAACGGCTGCCCGTGACCGACGAGACCGGACGACTCGTCGGGATCGTCAGCCGCAGCGATCTACTCAAACCCTTCCTCCGCCATGACTCCGCAATCCGTGGCGAGATTGAGCACGATGTCCTGGTCGGCACTCTGCGCCTGCCCGCCGGCGCGATCCGTGTTGCTGTCACGGACGGAGTCGTGACCCTGACCGGCCGTGTCGACGAGCGCGCCGACATCCCTGTGATCGTACGGCTCTGCCGCTGGGTGGACGGAGTGGTGGCCTTGCACGAGTCGATCGACTACGCCTACGACAACGTCGCTCTCGACGTGGAGCCGCCACGATGA
- a CDS encoding site-specific integrase, whose translation MTTPRDTSPSRRTRANGDGTVYQRKDSRWEAAGYVLAPGNTRRRVRVYGTTRKEALAKLTERIANSNRGLPVPSAQGTVGAYLTYWLANVAVHHLRENTHTRYATCVHRYLIPGLGKKKLTKLTAKDIRTWLNQLRTTCQCCTRSIDARRDQPRCCAAGQCCHKLLSPLTLTYLHSVLKSALEHAVREEEIPRNVARNVRTGTPRPRRFEPLTADEARQFLSTTRGHRLHALFELALHTGLRKGELLGLHWEDLDLDAGTAAIRRTLQRTSAGGLTTLPTKTRASERRIALPSRCLHSLKLHREQQQREREAAGTTWQHDGHVFTTVQGKPIDPTNITRAFTTLLRKAGLRRIRFHDLRHSTATLLLEQGVELVVIKELLGHAHIGITATVYAHVRLRLQRDAIEALGTALVGRETTETARSDSDERPPCASLVR comes from the coding sequence ATGACCACGCCCCGCGACACCAGCCCCTCCCGCCGTACCCGCGCCAACGGTGACGGAACCGTCTACCAGCGCAAGGACAGCCGCTGGGAAGCCGCCGGATACGTCCTCGCCCCCGGCAATACCCGTCGCCGTGTTCGCGTCTACGGCACCACCCGGAAGGAGGCCCTGGCCAAGCTCACCGAGAGGATCGCCAACAGCAACCGCGGCCTCCCCGTCCCCTCCGCACAGGGCACCGTCGGCGCATACCTGACCTACTGGCTGGCGAACGTCGCCGTCCACCACCTCCGCGAGAACACCCACACCCGCTACGCCACTTGCGTCCACCGGTACCTCATCCCCGGCCTGGGCAAGAAGAAGCTCACCAAGCTCACCGCCAAGGACATCCGCACCTGGCTCAACCAGCTCCGCACCACCTGCCAGTGCTGCACGCGCAGCATCGACGCCCGGCGCGACCAGCCCCGCTGCTGCGCCGCCGGCCAGTGCTGCCACAAGCTGCTCTCCCCGCTGACGCTCACCTACCTCCACTCCGTCCTCAAGTCCGCCCTGGAGCACGCCGTCCGGGAGGAAGAGATCCCCCGCAACGTCGCCCGCAACGTCCGCACCGGCACCCCACGGCCCCGACGCTTCGAACCCCTCACCGCCGACGAAGCCCGCCAGTTCCTCTCGACCACGCGCGGACACCGGCTGCACGCACTGTTCGAACTCGCCCTCCACACCGGACTCCGCAAGGGCGAACTCCTCGGCCTGCACTGGGAAGACCTCGACCTCGACGCCGGCACCGCCGCCATCCGCCGCACCCTCCAGCGCACCAGCGCAGGCGGGCTCACCACGCTGCCCACCAAAACGCGGGCCTCCGAGCGCCGCATCGCCCTTCCCAGCCGTTGCCTCCACTCGCTGAAGCTTCACCGCGAGCAGCAGCAGCGCGAACGCGAGGCCGCAGGCACCACCTGGCAGCACGACGGGCACGTGTTCACTACGGTGCAGGGCAAACCGATCGACCCGACCAACATCACCCGCGCCTTCACCACGCTCCTCCGCAAGGCCGGCCTCCGTCGCATCCGCTTCCACGACCTCAGGCACTCGACTGCGACCCTGCTCCTGGAACAGGGAGTCGAACTCGTCGTGATCAAGGAACTCCTCGGCCACGCCCACATCGGCATCACCGCCACCGTCTACGCCCACGTCAGGCTCCGCCTTCAGCGCGACGCCATCGAGGCCCTCGGCACCGCGCTCGTCGGCCGGGAGACCACTGAGACGGCACGCTCCGACAGCGACGAACGGCCGCCCTGCGCCTCACTCGTCCGCTGA
- a CDS encoding IS5 family transposase yields MSQRKPYPSDLSDARWALIEPTLTEWRKARLDRRPTGQPAKVDLRDVFNAVVYVNRTGIPWKYLPHDFPNHGTVYAYYAAWRDEGIFAQLNYDLTGLARVKEGRKPEPTGSVIDTQSVKTSTNVPLTSQGTDAAKKIVGRKRGILTDTIGLLLAVTVTAESLSENALGIRLLDQAKKTYPTIAKSWVDTGFKNAVVEHGAQLGIDVEVVNRNPGVRGFHVVKRRWVVERSIGWIMMHRRLARDYETLTASSEAMIHVASIDNLAKRITDETTPTWRGTY; encoded by the coding sequence GTGAGCCAGCGGAAGCCGTACCCCAGCGACCTGTCCGACGCCCGATGGGCCCTGATCGAGCCGACCCTGACGGAATGGAGAAAAGCCAGGCTCGACCGCAGGCCCACCGGCCAGCCGGCCAAAGTCGACCTCCGCGACGTGTTCAACGCGGTCGTCTACGTGAACCGCACCGGAATCCCCTGGAAATACCTCCCGCACGACTTCCCGAACCACGGCACTGTCTACGCCTACTACGCCGCCTGGCGCGACGAGGGAATCTTCGCCCAGCTCAACTACGACCTCACCGGCCTGGCCCGCGTGAAGGAAGGCCGCAAGCCCGAACCCACAGGCTCCGTCATCGACACCCAGAGTGTGAAGACCTCCACCAACGTGCCCCTGACCAGCCAGGGAACGGACGCCGCGAAGAAGATCGTGGGCCGGAAGCGGGGCATCCTCACCGACACGATCGGCCTGCTCCTCGCAGTGACCGTCACCGCCGAGAGCCTCTCCGAAAACGCCCTGGGAATACGCCTCCTCGACCAGGCCAAGAAGACGTACCCGACCATCGCCAAGAGCTGGGTAGACACCGGCTTCAAGAACGCCGTTGTCGAACACGGCGCGCAGCTCGGAATCGACGTCGAAGTCGTCAACAGAAACCCCGGAGTTCGCGGCTTCCATGTCGTGAAAAGGCGCTGGGTAGTAGAGCGGAGTATCGGTTGGATCATGATGCACCGACGTCTAGCCCGCGACTACGAGACCCTCACCGCCAGCTCCGAAGCCATGATCCACGTCGCGTCGATCGACAACCTCGCCAAGCGCATAACGGACGAGACCACACCAACCTGGCGAGGAACGTACTAG
- a CDS encoding NUDIX domain-containing protein, translated as MARTEYYDDPNAPKPNSMVVAASAVVTDDHGRILLQRRRDNDLWALPGGGMDLTDSLPGTAVREVKEETGLDVEITGLVGTYTDPKHIITYTDGEVRRQFNVCFTARITGGQLAISDESTELRFVPPEEIEQLPMHHTQRLRIQHFLEHREKPYLG; from the coding sequence GTGGCCCGCACCGAGTACTACGACGACCCGAACGCGCCCAAGCCGAACAGCATGGTCGTCGCCGCATCCGCCGTCGTCACCGACGACCACGGCCGCATCCTCCTCCAGCGCCGCCGCGACAACGACCTATGGGCCCTGCCCGGAGGCGGAATGGACCTCACCGACTCCCTGCCAGGCACGGCCGTCCGCGAAGTCAAGGAAGAAACCGGCCTCGACGTCGAGATCACCGGCCTGGTCGGCACCTACACCGACCCGAAACACATCATCACCTACACCGACGGCGAGGTCCGCCGCCAGTTCAACGTCTGCTTCACCGCCCGCATCACCGGCGGTCAGTTGGCTATCTCCGACGAGTCCACCGAACTCCGGTTCGTGCCGCCGGAAGAGATCGAGCAGTTGCCGATGCACCACACCCAACGGCTCAGGATCCAGCACTTCCTGGAACACCGCGAGAAGCCGTACCTGGGCTGA
- a CDS encoding Dyp-type peroxidase, whose amino-acid sequence MALVALDIERPRSGLREIVKRVHAAAEPGTSVGFALGATLFGPADSLPRQLKAMPHFAGDLLEPAMSHGDILVHIAGDKASAIRKSVEGIRSTTPSHWKIRWHIDGSRPANRVEGGSGLARNPFHFTEGFGNPGTERESLARALTTADQDEPQWAVGGSYQVVRIIRFATDLWDKDSAHEQERIIGRRRDGGWLDGTPVDERPNYAADPTGRLTPLDSHVRLAAPDRRNSPPIVRRSYSYDQGNGDTGIIFSCFQRDLTQGFETTQKRLEGESMAKYLLTTGGGYFFVPPHGDGWMDTLTH is encoded by the coding sequence GTGGCGTTGGTCGCGCTCGATATCGAACGGCCTCGAAGTGGGCTGAGAGAAATAGTGAAACGGGTTCACGCGGCCGCCGAGCCGGGTACGTCTGTGGGCTTCGCCCTTGGGGCGACACTTTTCGGGCCCGCGGATTCACTTCCTCGCCAGCTCAAGGCGATGCCGCACTTCGCGGGCGATCTCCTCGAGCCCGCCATGTCGCACGGAGACATTCTTGTGCACATCGCGGGCGACAAGGCCTCGGCGATACGGAAGTCCGTCGAAGGCATCAGAAGCACGACCCCCTCTCACTGGAAAATTCGGTGGCACATCGATGGCTCTCGTCCCGCCAACCGAGTCGAGGGCGGCAGTGGCCTGGCCCGAAACCCGTTCCACTTCACTGAGGGCTTCGGCAATCCCGGCACCGAGAGGGAATCCCTCGCCCGCGCGCTCACCACCGCCGATCAGGACGAGCCTCAGTGGGCTGTGGGCGGCAGCTATCAAGTTGTGCGCATCATCCGGTTCGCGACGGACCTATGGGACAAAGACTCAGCACATGAACAGGAACGGATCATCGGCCGCCGACGCGACGGTGGATGGCTTGACGGCACACCCGTCGACGAGCGGCCAAACTATGCGGCCGATCCGACGGGCAGGCTTACGCCGCTTGATTCACATGTACGTCTCGCAGCTCCTGACCGCCGCAACTCACCACCGATCGTGAGGCGCAGCTACAGCTACGACCAGGGCAACGGTGACACTGGGATCATATTCTCCTGTTTCCAGCGAGACCTGACGCAAGGATTCGAAACAACCCAGAAACGACTGGAAGGGGAATCCATGGCGAAGTACCTGCTGACCACCGGCGGTGGGTACTTCTTCGTTCCTCCGCACGGCGACGGCTGGATGGACACACTCACGCACTGA
- a CDS encoding helix-turn-helix domain-containing protein, translating to MASRPPTVLYPKTEPALDLLTVPQVMARLQLGRSAVYDLLRTRQLASFTLGRARRIPAQALADFIRTRLDQEAA from the coding sequence ATGGCCTCGCGCCCGCCCACTGTCCTCTACCCGAAGACAGAGCCAGCGCTGGACCTGCTGACGGTGCCCCAGGTCATGGCCCGCCTCCAACTCGGCCGCTCCGCCGTCTACGACCTGCTCCGCACCCGCCAGCTCGCCTCGTTCACCCTCGGCCGCGCCCGCCGCATCCCCGCCCAGGCCCTCGCCGACTTCATCCGCACCCGCCTCGACCAGGAAGCCGCCTGA
- a CDS encoding XRE family transcriptional regulator: MAAGGWTYAALAQQVEVDPKSVERWVNLGRIPRRATALQAAKALGEDVHALWPALRQARPARAISPELVALYEQRADIPASTFTDLMAQARERIDILVYAAVFLHEAYPRLNELLTERAAEGCTVRIAIGDPDSDNVQARGQEERFGHGIESRCRLALMHYRPLAGTPGIEVRTHSTTLYNSLYRADDQQLVNAHVWGVNAYAAPVWHLRRHEAGGMFDTYAESFDAVWTTATPVREEG; encoded by the coding sequence ATGGCGGCGGGAGGCTGGACGTACGCCGCACTCGCTCAGCAGGTCGAGGTCGACCCCAAGTCGGTCGAGCGCTGGGTGAACCTCGGGCGAATCCCACGCCGTGCCACCGCCCTCCAGGCGGCCAAGGCCCTGGGAGAAGACGTGCACGCACTCTGGCCGGCGCTCCGCCAAGCCCGCCCCGCCCGCGCCATCAGCCCCGAACTGGTCGCGCTCTACGAGCAGCGGGCAGACATCCCCGCCTCGACGTTCACCGACCTGATGGCCCAGGCCCGGGAACGGATCGACATCCTCGTCTACGCGGCAGTCTTCCTCCACGAGGCGTACCCGCGACTGAACGAACTCCTCACCGAACGCGCCGCCGAAGGCTGCACCGTCCGCATTGCGATCGGGGACCCCGACAGCGACAACGTCCAAGCCCGCGGCCAAGAGGAGCGGTTCGGCCACGGCATCGAATCCCGCTGCCGCCTCGCGCTCATGCACTACAGGCCCCTCGCCGGCACCCCCGGCATCGAAGTCCGCACCCACAGCACCACGCTCTACAACTCCCTCTACCGCGCCGACGACCAGCAACTCGTCAACGCACACGTCTGGGGTGTCAACGCCTACGCCGCCCCCGTATGGCATCTTCGCCGACACGAGGCAGGCGGCATGTTCGACACCTACGCCGAGAGCTTCGACGCCGTGTGGACGACAGCAACCCCCGTACGAGAGGAAGGCTGA
- a CDS encoding winged helix-turn-helix domain-containing protein: MDEDSRPPYLQAAEALRDAILNGEFRPGERLPSANVLRDRFGVSSSTVQNALRVLKQEGLVYSQLGRGSYVSTSVGGSAEKADGDHEGADTEGPDWPVDVIRNEDARPPYAQVADILRREIAEGTYPPGSQLPPAREIQERFKVANSTAQNAYRSLKQAGLVYAVKGRGVFVRQEPEPGKHHGTITNYLLRDEIAREARAAATEFADLSDEELLALEAELDRRWDVVREEHQRLYGERRKVKREKSRRGLFLPPLHDDDAEPDMSPSEKLNTALAESKKRRQQRP, from the coding sequence TTGGACGAGGACTCCCGGCCGCCGTACCTACAGGCCGCTGAGGCCCTGCGGGACGCGATTTTGAACGGCGAGTTCCGCCCCGGCGAGCGTCTGCCCTCGGCCAACGTGCTGCGCGATCGGTTCGGGGTCTCCAGCTCCACCGTCCAGAACGCCCTGCGCGTGCTCAAGCAGGAAGGCTTGGTCTACTCGCAGCTCGGCCGGGGCAGTTATGTCAGCACCTCCGTCGGCGGGAGCGCCGAAAAGGCCGACGGTGATCACGAGGGCGCCGACACCGAAGGGCCGGACTGGCCGGTCGACGTCATCCGCAACGAAGATGCCCGACCGCCGTACGCCCAGGTCGCCGACATCCTCCGCCGGGAAATCGCGGAGGGCACCTACCCTCCGGGCTCCCAGCTCCCTCCCGCCCGGGAGATCCAAGAGCGGTTCAAAGTCGCCAACTCCACCGCCCAGAACGCCTATCGAAGCCTCAAGCAAGCTGGGCTGGTATACGCGGTCAAGGGGCGCGGTGTTTTCGTGCGCCAGGAACCGGAGCCGGGCAAGCACCACGGGACGATCACGAACTACCTGCTGCGCGATGAGATCGCCCGCGAGGCGCGTGCTGCCGCCACCGAGTTCGCCGACCTCAGCGACGAGGAGCTGCTGGCGCTGGAAGCAGAGCTGGACCGGCGATGGGACGTGGTTCGGGAGGAGCATCAGCGGCTTTACGGCGAGCGCCGGAAGGTCAAGCGGGAGAAGAGCCGACGCGGCCTGTTCCTGCCACCCCTGCATGACGACGACGCCGAGCCGGACATGTCGCCGAGCGAGAAGCTGAACACCGCGCTGGCCGAATCGAAGAAGCGCCGGCAACAGCGGCCCTGA
- a CDS encoding DUF2637 domain-containing protein — protein MAEERFTRRTVTVVMAVIAALAFVFSFGNVWALALRLGIPHPIAPLIAPMVDLSVVGLLVALRFLTLRGVPKHELKAGTRLLHLCGLLTLALNTAEPLLAGRYGRACLDTVAPLLLLGWGHVGPAFLAQFHTPTAPTPRLEDAVTPVSKPVPDEAPAHESAPSAPIPVTVASPTEEPPTAPAPVAVAKTARPTSSPALPAPLLDAARRIADTHRAEHGTPITAAHLGTRMGVALPVATAALAQL, from the coding sequence ATCGCGGAGGAACGGTTCACCCGGCGCACCGTGACCGTGGTCATGGCGGTCATCGCGGCCCTGGCCTTCGTCTTCTCCTTCGGCAACGTCTGGGCGCTCGCCCTGCGTCTCGGTATTCCGCACCCGATCGCGCCGCTGATCGCCCCCATGGTGGACCTGTCCGTCGTCGGGCTCCTGGTCGCTCTGCGGTTCCTGACCCTGCGCGGCGTCCCCAAGCATGAGCTGAAGGCCGGTACCCGGCTGCTGCACCTGTGCGGGCTGCTCACCCTCGCGCTGAACACCGCCGAACCGCTGCTGGCCGGACGCTACGGACGGGCCTGCCTGGACACCGTCGCCCCGCTCCTGCTCCTCGGCTGGGGCCACGTCGGCCCTGCCTTCCTCGCTCAGTTCCACACTCCCACCGCCCCTACCCCGCGTCTGGAGGACGCTGTCACTCCCGTCTCCAAGCCGGTGCCCGACGAAGCACCCGCACACGAATCGGCACCCTCGGCCCCCATCCCTGTCACCGTTGCCTCGCCGACCGAGGAACCGCCGACCGCCCCTGCTCCCGTCGCCGTCGCCAAGACGGCCCGGCCCACCTCCAGCCCGGCCCTGCCTGCTCCCCTGCTGGACGCGGCCCGGCGCATCGCGGACACCCACCGCGCCGAGCACGGAACACCGATCACCGCCGCCCACCTGGGCACACGCATGGGCGTCGCCCTGCCGGTGGCCACCGCCGCACTCGCTCAGCTCTGA
- a CDS encoding CBS domain-containing protein → MRHRRISELMTRQVISVRGGTPFKEIARTLSQHQITAVPVVDEGNRVLGVVSEGDLLRKTADRVTAPDDLPAGVGLQTWERAKAEGIRAEELMSAPPVCVRPEWTVAETARLMEAQDVKRLAVVDEEDRLLGIVSRRDLLGIFLRGDDEIRREIVEDVLAGTLHLDPDALAVEVRNGCVELGGRLPFRGMIPAIERMCATVDGVVSVSARFTYDTDDSAAFTPRGERQ, encoded by the coding sequence ATGCGTCATCGCAGGATCAGCGAACTGATGACTCGTCAGGTGATAAGTGTCCGCGGCGGCACCCCGTTCAAGGAGATCGCGCGGACGCTGTCTCAGCACCAGATCACCGCGGTGCCAGTGGTGGACGAAGGGAATCGGGTGCTCGGGGTGGTCTCGGAGGGGGATCTGCTGCGCAAGACCGCCGACCGTGTCACCGCGCCGGACGACCTCCCGGCCGGCGTGGGGCTTCAGACGTGGGAGCGGGCCAAAGCCGAAGGAATACGGGCCGAGGAGCTGATGTCCGCGCCGCCCGTCTGCGTCCGCCCGGAGTGGACCGTGGCCGAGACGGCCCGGCTGATGGAGGCACAGGACGTGAAACGCCTCGCTGTCGTGGATGAGGAGGACCGGCTGCTGGGCATCGTCAGCCGCCGCGACCTGCTGGGGATCTTCCTGCGAGGGGACGACGAGATCCGCCGGGAGATCGTCGAGGACGTCCTCGCCGGGACGCTGCACCTCGATCCGGACGCTCTCGCCGTCGAGGTGCGGAACGGGTGCGTGGAGCTTGGCGGCCGGCTGCCCTTCCGGGGCATGATCCCCGCGATCGAGCGCATGTGCGCAACGGTCGACGGTGTGGTGTCGGTTTCCGCCCGCTTCACGTACGACACGGACGACAGCGCGGCGTTCACGCCGCGAGGTGAACGACAATGA
- a CDS encoding cell division protein FtsK produces MIRFESSVPEYAPDALLAVGVLVGVWLLVTVVRYVRADRGTRVSMRQAVRVRWGWVRLARMAGLTVTDKTPGLLAQITGPKDGPAPAPRVLTPKIKVKPDRFGVIVRARTLPQVGVEEYQKSARFLADAWRCTRVSVLPDGPGRVVIRGVRSDPLTTPTTHRPSGLPPVDLTRWELGIDEYAAKVCVSLANVPGVTVAGVPGAGKTSGVNKFVCDFAPSPSVQIVTADGKVSRASEGDYADLVKRMFAFCGDDLDEANALFKRLVELRKRRSATIRDVLGVKNMWHVGPSPQWPLTVLIIDEAHTYFREYKGSDATTKRLAALTAENARLVEDLVKKGRSVGILVILISQKTTGDAIPTFIRDVCPIGLSFAQKTVEAAVAALGDDIRNWPDASPVTLQDPAYVGVAVMAMQGRPGYTRIRTPYVSDADAARVAEATSHLTADPDLCLDALLHSTGRTATPAPTLTK; encoded by the coding sequence GTGATCCGCTTCGAAAGTTCCGTGCCGGAGTACGCGCCGGACGCGCTGTTGGCCGTGGGCGTCCTGGTCGGCGTGTGGCTGCTGGTGACGGTGGTGCGCTACGTGCGGGCCGACCGGGGCACGAGGGTTAGCATGCGGCAGGCCGTGCGGGTGCGCTGGGGCTGGGTACGGCTCGCGCGGATGGCCGGGCTGACGGTCACCGACAAGACCCCCGGCCTGCTCGCACAGATCACCGGGCCCAAGGACGGCCCCGCCCCCGCGCCCCGGGTCCTGACGCCGAAGATCAAGGTGAAGCCGGACCGGTTCGGTGTGATCGTCCGGGCCCGGACGCTGCCGCAGGTCGGGGTGGAGGAGTACCAGAAGTCGGCGCGGTTCCTGGCGGACGCCTGGCGGTGCACGCGGGTGTCCGTCCTGCCGGACGGCCCCGGCAGGGTGGTGATCCGGGGCGTGCGCTCCGACCCGCTGACCACGCCGACCACGCACCGGCCCTCCGGCCTCCCGCCCGTGGACCTGACGCGCTGGGAACTGGGCATCGACGAGTACGCCGCGAAGGTGTGCGTGTCCCTGGCCAACGTGCCCGGGGTGACGGTGGCCGGCGTCCCGGGTGCGGGCAAGACCTCCGGGGTCAACAAGTTCGTCTGCGACTTCGCGCCGTCTCCGTCCGTGCAGATCGTAACGGCGGACGGCAAGGTGTCGCGGGCTTCGGAGGGCGACTACGCCGACCTGGTCAAGCGGATGTTCGCATTCTGCGGGGACGACCTCGATGAAGCCAACGCGCTGTTCAAGCGCCTGGTGGAGCTGCGCAAGCGGCGCTCGGCGACCATCCGTGACGTGCTGGGCGTGAAGAACATGTGGCACGTCGGCCCCTCGCCGCAGTGGCCGCTCACGGTCCTGATCATCGACGAGGCGCACACGTACTTCCGCGAGTACAAGGGCAGCGACGCCACCACCAAACGGCTGGCCGCGCTGACGGCGGAGAACGCCCGGCTGGTGGAGGACCTGGTCAAGAAGGGCCGAAGCGTCGGCATCCTGGTGATCCTGATCAGCCAGAAGACTACCGGCGACGCCATCCCCACCTTCATCCGCGACGTGTGCCCCATCGGGCTGTCCTTCGCGCAGAAGACCGTGGAAGCCGCGGTGGCCGCGCTCGGTGACGACATCCGCAACTGGCCCGACGCCAGCCCGGTCACCTTGCAGGACCCCGCCTACGTCGGCGTCGCGGTGATGGCGATGCAGGGCCGCCCCGGCTACACCCGCATCCGCACCCCCTACGTCTCCGACGCCGACGCGGCCCGCGTCGCCGAAGCCACCTCGCACCTGACCGCCGACCCCGACCTGTGCCTGGACGCCCTCCTGCACTCGACCGGCCGGACGGCAACGCCCGCGCCCACGCTTACCAAGTGA
- a CDS encoding replication initiator, which translates to MVTLDLRHVASPAVRDLLHLVNHPDFDRAQQQIERLGGCTEPVRLTGHTTTVDTTTGEILRSYTSSAEPTGSLLTTCGNRRASRCPACSRLYAADTYHLIRAGLSGGKTVSDTVRTHPRVFATLTAPSFGPVHNRPTTPSGDIRPCRCRKLHEPTDSLLGTPLNPATYDYTGAVLFNAHASALWARFTTYLRRELAARLGMTQKAAHAVLRVSFAKVAEYQQRGLVHFHAVIRLDGPDGTSQPPPPYATVAVLTDAVRAAAARVRVTVESDAVGERELGWGEQLDVREIAAFGADAEFTDRAVAAYVAKYATKSADASGSLDRALYCRTCQGRGATLLPHGTPLPCTTCDGTGQARPLPRLAVARHVRQMIRTCWELGKLPEFAHLKLWKWAHMLGFRGHFSTKSRRYSTTLGALRAARGAWRTEQARAHAVLPESHPTTTLVVGHWTYLGSGYSPGAALLAAAVWHRRELERRFIAEGGC; encoded by the coding sequence ATGGTCACCTTGGACCTGCGCCACGTGGCAAGCCCCGCCGTACGGGACCTGCTCCACCTGGTCAACCACCCCGACTTCGACCGCGCACAGCAACAGATAGAACGCCTCGGCGGCTGCACCGAACCCGTCCGCCTGACCGGCCACACCACCACCGTCGACACCACGACCGGCGAAATCCTGCGCTCCTACACCTCCTCCGCCGAACCGACGGGCAGCCTGCTCACCACGTGCGGCAACCGCCGTGCCTCCCGCTGCCCGGCCTGCTCCCGCCTCTACGCCGCCGACACCTACCACCTCATCCGCGCCGGCCTCTCCGGCGGCAAGACCGTGTCCGACACCGTCCGCACCCACCCTCGCGTCTTCGCCACCCTCACTGCCCCCTCCTTCGGCCCCGTCCACAACCGCCCCACCACCCCCAGCGGCGACATCAGGCCCTGCCGCTGCCGCAAGCTCCACGAACCCACGGACAGCCTGCTGGGCACGCCTCTGAACCCGGCGACGTACGACTACACGGGCGCGGTCCTCTTCAACGCCCACGCCTCCGCCCTGTGGGCCCGCTTCACCACCTACCTGCGCCGCGAGCTCGCCGCCCGACTCGGCATGACCCAGAAGGCCGCCCACGCGGTCCTGCGGGTCTCCTTCGCCAAGGTCGCCGAGTACCAGCAGCGCGGCCTGGTCCACTTCCACGCCGTGATCCGGCTCGACGGCCCGGACGGCACCAGTCAGCCCCCGCCGCCGTACGCCACCGTCGCAGTGCTCACCGACGCTGTACGCGCCGCCGCTGCACGGGTCCGCGTCACGGTCGAGTCCGACGCGGTCGGGGAACGCGAACTCGGCTGGGGCGAACAGCTCGACGTACGCGAGATCGCCGCCTTCGGCGCTGACGCCGAATTCACCGACCGGGCCGTGGCCGCCTACGTGGCCAAGTACGCCACCAAGTCCGCCGACGCCTCCGGCTCCCTCGACCGCGCCCTGTACTGCCGCACCTGCCAGGGACGCGGCGCCACCCTTCTGCCCCACGGAACCCCGCTCCCCTGCACCACGTGCGACGGCACCGGACAGGCACGGCCCCTGCCCCGCCTCGCCGTCGCCCGCCACGTGCGGCAGATGATCCGCACCTGCTGGGAACTCGGCAAGCTGCCCGAGTTCGCCCACCTCAAGCTCTGGAAGTGGGCACACATGCTCGGCTTCCGGGGCCACTTCTCCACCAAGTCCCGCCGCTACTCCACCACCCTCGGCGCGCTGCGCGCCGCCCGCGGCGCCTGGCGCACCGAACAGGCCCGCGCCCACGCCGTCCTGCCCGAGTCCCACCCGACAACCACGCTCGTTGTCGGCCACTGGACCTACCTCGGCTCGGGCTATAGCCCCGGCGCCGCGCTCCTGGCTGCCGCTGTCTGGCATCGCAGGGAGCTGGAACGCCGGTTCATCGCCGAAGGGGGCTGCTGA